Proteins encoded together in one Quercus lobata isolate SW786 chromosome 3, ValleyOak3.0 Primary Assembly, whole genome shotgun sequence window:
- the LOC115982388 gene encoding protein SIEVE ELEMENT OCCLUSION B-like encodes MALVTQKVPQSRGDRHFFSSSDDNAMMKQIQATHAPDGREVEVKPFLHIIEDIFKRAGFGIPGFIQGTQVQFESMEDKALHSSDISDMLDLLSYTISKISCEISCKCSGGGDAHVTTVAIFNVLTSYSWDAKLVLALAAFAVNYGEFWLVVQLYPTNPLAKSVAFLKQMPEILERAESLKPKFEALNNLIKAMLDVTKCIVEFKELPSQYITPDAPEMVAATAHIPTAVYWTIRSIVACASQIMGLIGMGHEYIAATTEAWELSSLAHKVNNIHSHLLKQITLCHQHIEEKRHIEAYLTLVRLFETPHLDNIKILKALIYAKEDQLPLFDGSNKKRASIEVLRRKIVLLFITDLEIPHEELSILHQMYTESRHQQSRPESQYEVVWIPVVDKSTPWNADKQKQFDTLQGMMPWYSVFHPSQLDPAVIKYIKEVWHFTKKPILVVLDPQGKVVNQNAVHMMWIWGSIAYPFTSLREEALWREESWRIDLLADTIEPLIFNWVSEGKIICLFGGEDIEWVRKFTNTARSVAKAASVPIEMLYVGKSNPREKVRKNNSTIATENLSHHLTDLTLIWFFWVRLESMWHSKMQHGKSVENDSIMQEIMTMLSFDGSEQGWAVICQGSGTSEMAKAKGDTILTALTEFEQWKGTVEDLGFVPALIEYLKKLHTPHHCNRLILPGATGSIPEKVVCAECSRPMEKFIMYRCCTD; translated from the exons ATGGCTCTTGTGACGCAGAAGGTGCCACAATCAAGAGGTGATCGCCATTTCTTCTCAAGCTCCGATGACAATGCGATGATGAAGCAGATTCAGGCCACTCATGCTCCAGATGGGCGAGAGGTTGAAGTGAAACCTTTCCTTCATATCATTGAGGACATTTTTAAGCGTGCTGGATTTGGCATCCCCGGCTTTATTCAA GGAACACAAGTGCAATTTGAATCAATGGAAGACAAAGCCCTCCATTCTAGCGACATCTCTGACATGCTGGACCTTTTGTCATACACGATTAGCAAAATTTCCTGCGAG ATATCCTGCAAGTGCTCCGGTGGTGGAGATGCTCATGTAACAACTGTAGCTATATTCAATGTACTCACAAGCTATTCATGGGATGCAAAGTTGGTGCTAGCCTTGGCTGCTTTTGCTGTGAACTATGGTGAATTTTGGCTGGTGGTGCAGCTTTACCCTACCAACCCTCTTGCCAAATCGGTTGCATTCCTCAAGCAAATGCCTGAAATATTGGAGCGTGCTGAATCCTTGAAACCAAAGTTTGAGGCACTTAACAACCTCATCAAGGCCATGTTGGATGTCACCAAGTGCATCGTTGAGTTCAAGGAGCTTCCTTCTCAGTACATTACTCCAGACGCACCTGAAATGGTTGCTGCCACTGCTCATATTCCAACAGCAGTTTATTGGACCATTCGGAGCATTGTGGCATGCGCTTCGCAAATTATGGGCCTCATAGGCATGGGTCACGA GTACATAGCAGCAACTACTGAGGCTTGGGAACTGTCGAGCTTGGCCCATAAGGTCAACAACATACACAGCCACCTTCTGAAGCAGATCACTCTTTGCCATCAACACATTG AGGAGAAGAGGCATATTGAAGCATATCTGACACTAGTGCGTCTCTTTGAAACACCTCATCTCGACAACATAAAGATACTTAAGGCCTTGATTTATGCAAAGGAAGATCAGCTGCCACTCTTTGATGGTTCTAACAAGAAAAGG GCTAGCATTGAGGTGTTGAGAAGGAAGATTGTATTGCTGTTTATTACGGACCTGGAAATCCCCCATGAAGAGCTTTCAATCCTTCATCAAATGTACACAGAGTCGCGACACCAACAATCGAGGCCTGAGAGTCAGTACGAGGTTGTGTGGATTCCAGTGGTGGACAAGTCTACCCCTTGGAACGCAGACAAGCAAAAGCAGTTTGATACCTTACAAGGGATGATGCCGTGGTACTCGGTGTTCCACCCATCACAGCTTGACCCAGCAGTCATCAAGTATATCAAGGAGGTGTGGCACTTCACTAAGAAACCTATACTTGTGGTGCTTGACCCGCAAGGCAAAGTTGTGAACCAAAACGCAGTTCATATGATGTGGATTTGGGGAAGCATAGCATACCCTTTCACTAGTTTAAGGGAGGAAGCACTCTGGCGGGAAGAGAGCTGGAGAATTGACCTATTGGCTGATACCATTGAACCACTAATCTTTAATTGG GTATCAGAAGGGAAAATCATTTGCTTGTTTGGAGGGGAAGATATCGAGTGGGTGCGAAAGTTTACAAACACTGCACGTAGTGTTGCAAAAGCTGCCAGCGTTCCAATAGAAATGCTTTACGTAGGGAAGAGCAACCCCAGAGAAAAAGTTCGCAAAAACAACAGTACCATTGCTACGGAAAATCTTAGCCACCACCTAACAGACCTGACTCTAATCTGGTTCTTCTGGGTCAGGCTTGAAAGCATGTGGCACAGCAAGATGCAACACGGCAAGAGTGTGGAAAATGACTCCATAATGCAAGAGATTATGACCATGCTAAGTTTTGATGGGAGTGAGCAGGGTTGGGCTGTGATATGTCAAGGATCAGGGACATCGGAGATGGCAAAGGCCAAAGGGGACACCATTTTGACGGCCTTGACCGAATTTGAACAATGGAAAGGAACTGTCGAGGATCTAGGCTTTGTGCCAGCACTGATTGAGTACCTCAAAAAGCTCCACACCCCACATCACTGCAACCGTCTGATACTGCCTGGCGCCACCGGGAGCATCCCC